One stretch of Nomascus leucogenys isolate Asia chromosome 9, Asia_NLE_v1, whole genome shotgun sequence DNA includes these proteins:
- the INAVA gene encoding innate immunity activator protein isoform X2, which translates to MLQMPKLNEIPPGRAGRGEARGEGRWPGQTGPEAASLEWRAQGQAGGARTPWDSWGNSRLPTQPGPGWSRCPPSLLCALSFQKSTMESKDEVSDTDSGIILQSGPDSPVSPMKELTHAVHKQQRALEARLEACLEELRRLCLREAELTGTLPAEYPLKPGEKAPKVRRRIGAAYKLDDWALHREDPLSSLERQLALQLQITEAARRLCLEENLSRQARRQRKHSMLQEEKKLQELQRCLVERRRNSEPLPAAALPLGRELSASDDSSLSDGLLLEEEESQVPKPPPESPAPPSRPLPPQTLEGLQPTGPEPGGPERVPVQNSPWKETSLDHPYEKPRKSSEPWSESSSPVTTPQDGPSASSLWLLEPASYHMVPIRGVPGQWQGRTSAPATPEMQGRRGQSQSLRVDSFRAGPEGRGRSAFPRRRPTHYTVTVPDSCFPTTKPPLPHAACHSCSEDSGSDISSISHPTSPGSSSPDISFLQPLSPPKTHRHRGAWVPAGSRELVAHHPKLLLPPGYFPAGRCVVVAESPLPPGEWELCRAAPGPAYEEEATPLRYQRLVPSRSRIVRTPSLKDSPAGRGLSKAAVSEELKWWHERARLRSTRPHSLDRQGAFRVRSLPLGRESFGRALGPRAQVPTVCVLRRSPDGAPVQVFVPEKGEIISQV; encoded by the exons cTGGGGAAACTCCAGGCTACCTACACAAcctggcccaggctggtcacggTGTCCCCcctccctgctctgtgccctcTCCTTCCAGAAATCCACCATGGAGAGTAAGGATGAGGTCAGCGACACCGACAGCGGCATCATCCTGCAGTCTG GCCCTGACAGCCCGGTCTCTCCAATGAAGGAGCTGACCCATGCAGTGCACAAGCAGCAGAGGGCCCTGGAGGCGAGGCTGGAGGCCTGCCTGGAGGAGCTGAGGAGACTCTGCCTTCGGGAAGCG GAGCTGACAGGCACTTTGCCAGCAGAGTATCCCCTCAAACCAGGGGAAAAGGCTCCCAAGGTTCGCCGCAGGATCGGAGCGGCTTACAAACTGGATGACTGGGCCTTGCACAGAGAG GACCCCCTAAGCAGCCTGGAGCGCCAGTTGGCCCTGCAGCTGCAGATCACAGAGGCAGCCCGTCGGCTGTGCCTGGAGGAGAACCTCAGCAGGCAGGCTCGGCGGCAGCGGAAGCACTCCATGCTGCAGGAGGAGAAGAAGCTGCAGGAGCTCCAGCGCTGCCTGGTTGAGCGGCGGCGCAACAGCGAGCCACTTCCGGCTGCTGCTCTCCCCCTGGGCCGAG AGCTCAGTGCCTCTGATGACAGCTCCCTGTCAGATGGGCTCCTCCTGGAGGAAG AGGAATCCCAAGTGCCAAAACCTCCTCCAGAGTCCCCAGCCCCACCTTCTAGGCCTCTCCCACCCCAAACCCTCGAGGGTCTGCAGCCAACAGGACCTGAGCCTGGGGGCCCAGAACGGGTTCCAGTCCAGAACAGCCCCTGgaaggagaccagcctggaccacccCTATGAGAAGCCCAGGAAGTCTTCTGAGCCCTGGAGCGAGTCCAG CAGCCCAGTCACCACACCACAGGATGGGCCCAGTGCCTCCAGCCTGTGGCTTCTGGAGCCTGCCTCCTACCACATGGTTCCCATCCGTGGTGTTCCTGGCCAGTGGCAGGGCCGCACCAGTGCCCCAGCCACCCCTGAGATGCAGGGGAGGAGGGGCCAGTCGCAGTCTCTGAG GGTGGATTCCTTCCGGGCGGGTCCCGAGGGCCGAGGTCGCAGCGCCTTTCCCCGCCGCCGCCCCACTCACTACACTGTGACAGTGCCAGATTCCTGCTTTCCCACGACCAAGCCCCCGCTGCCCCACGCCGCCTGCCACTCCTGCTCAGAAGACAGTGGCTCTGACATCTCCAGCATCTCCCACCCCACTTCGCCGGGCAGCAGCAGCCCCGACATCTCCTTTCTgcagcctctctcccctcccaagACCCATCGTCACCGCGGGGCCTGGGTCCCAGCAGGCAGCAGAGAGCTGGTCGCCCACCACCCCAAGCTACTGCTGCCCCCTGGCTATTTCCCGGCGGGGCGGTGCGTGGTGGTAGCTGAGAGCCCCCTGCCGCCTGGCGAGTGGGAGCTGTGCCGAGCAGCCCCGGGCCCTGCTTACGAGGAGGAGGCCACTCCCCTGCGCTACCAGCGGCTGGTGCCCTCCCGCAGCCGCATCGTGCGGACGCCCTCCCTGAAGGACAGCCCGGCAGGCCGGGGGCTCAGCAAGGCCGCCGTGTCCGAGGAGCTCAAGTGGTGGCACGAGCGTGCACGCCTCCGGAGCACCCGCCCCCACTCACTGGACCGCCAAGGAGCTTTCCGGGTCAGGAGCCTGCCTCTCGGGAGAGAGAGCTTCGGGCGAGCCCTGGGACCCCGGGCACAG GTGCCCACAGTGTGTGTGCTGCGGAGATCGCCTGATGGGGCCCCTGTGCAAGTCTTTGTACCTGAAAAAGGAGAAATCATCAGCCAGGTGTAA
- the INAVA gene encoding innate immunity activator protein isoform X1, protein MESKDEVSDTDSGIILQSGPDSPVSPMKELTHAVHKQQRALEARLEACLEELRRLCLREAELTGTLPAEYPLKPGEKAPKVRRRIGAAYKLDDWALHREDPLSSLERQLALQLQITEAARRLCLEENLSRQARRQRKHSMLQEEKKLQELQRCLVERRRNSEPLPAAALPLGRELSASDDSSLSDGLLLEEEESQVPKPPPESPAPPSRPLPPQTLEGLQPTGPEPGGPERVPVQNSPWKETSLDHPYEKPRKSSEPWSESSSPVTTPQDGPSASSLWLLEPASYHMVPIRGVPGQWQGRTSAPATPEMQGRRGQSQSLRVDSFRAGPEGRGRSAFPRRRPTHYTVTVPDSCFPTTKPPLPHAACHSCSEDSGSDISSISHPTSPGSSSPDISFLQPLSPPKTHRHRGAWVPAGSRELVAHHPKLLLPPGYFPAGRCVVVAESPLPPGEWELCRAAPGPAYEEEATPLRYQRLVPSRSRIVRTPSLKDSPAGRGLSKAAVSEELKWWHERARLRSTRPHSLDRQGAFRVRSLPLGRESFGRALGPRAQVPTVCVLRRSPDGAPVQVFVPEKGEIISQV, encoded by the exons ATGGAGAGTAAGGATGAGGTCAGCGACACCGACAGCGGCATCATCCTGCAGTCTG GCCCTGACAGCCCGGTCTCTCCAATGAAGGAGCTGACCCATGCAGTGCACAAGCAGCAGAGGGCCCTGGAGGCGAGGCTGGAGGCCTGCCTGGAGGAGCTGAGGAGACTCTGCCTTCGGGAAGCG GAGCTGACAGGCACTTTGCCAGCAGAGTATCCCCTCAAACCAGGGGAAAAGGCTCCCAAGGTTCGCCGCAGGATCGGAGCGGCTTACAAACTGGATGACTGGGCCTTGCACAGAGAG GACCCCCTAAGCAGCCTGGAGCGCCAGTTGGCCCTGCAGCTGCAGATCACAGAGGCAGCCCGTCGGCTGTGCCTGGAGGAGAACCTCAGCAGGCAGGCTCGGCGGCAGCGGAAGCACTCCATGCTGCAGGAGGAGAAGAAGCTGCAGGAGCTCCAGCGCTGCCTGGTTGAGCGGCGGCGCAACAGCGAGCCACTTCCGGCTGCTGCTCTCCCCCTGGGCCGAG AGCTCAGTGCCTCTGATGACAGCTCCCTGTCAGATGGGCTCCTCCTGGAGGAAG AGGAATCCCAAGTGCCAAAACCTCCTCCAGAGTCCCCAGCCCCACCTTCTAGGCCTCTCCCACCCCAAACCCTCGAGGGTCTGCAGCCAACAGGACCTGAGCCTGGGGGCCCAGAACGGGTTCCAGTCCAGAACAGCCCCTGgaaggagaccagcctggaccacccCTATGAGAAGCCCAGGAAGTCTTCTGAGCCCTGGAGCGAGTCCAG CAGCCCAGTCACCACACCACAGGATGGGCCCAGTGCCTCCAGCCTGTGGCTTCTGGAGCCTGCCTCCTACCACATGGTTCCCATCCGTGGTGTTCCTGGCCAGTGGCAGGGCCGCACCAGTGCCCCAGCCACCCCTGAGATGCAGGGGAGGAGGGGCCAGTCGCAGTCTCTGAG GGTGGATTCCTTCCGGGCGGGTCCCGAGGGCCGAGGTCGCAGCGCCTTTCCCCGCCGCCGCCCCACTCACTACACTGTGACAGTGCCAGATTCCTGCTTTCCCACGACCAAGCCCCCGCTGCCCCACGCCGCCTGCCACTCCTGCTCAGAAGACAGTGGCTCTGACATCTCCAGCATCTCCCACCCCACTTCGCCGGGCAGCAGCAGCCCCGACATCTCCTTTCTgcagcctctctcccctcccaagACCCATCGTCACCGCGGGGCCTGGGTCCCAGCAGGCAGCAGAGAGCTGGTCGCCCACCACCCCAAGCTACTGCTGCCCCCTGGCTATTTCCCGGCGGGGCGGTGCGTGGTGGTAGCTGAGAGCCCCCTGCCGCCTGGCGAGTGGGAGCTGTGCCGAGCAGCCCCGGGCCCTGCTTACGAGGAGGAGGCCACTCCCCTGCGCTACCAGCGGCTGGTGCCCTCCCGCAGCCGCATCGTGCGGACGCCCTCCCTGAAGGACAGCCCGGCAGGCCGGGGGCTCAGCAAGGCCGCCGTGTCCGAGGAGCTCAAGTGGTGGCACGAGCGTGCACGCCTCCGGAGCACCCGCCCCCACTCACTGGACCGCCAAGGAGCTTTCCGGGTCAGGAGCCTGCCTCTCGGGAGAGAGAGCTTCGGGCGAGCCCTGGGACCCCGGGCACAG GTGCCCACAGTGTGTGTGCTGCGGAGATCGCCTGATGGGGCCCCTGTGCAAGTCTTTGTACCTGAAAAAGGAGAAATCATCAGCCAGGTGTAA